In Paenibacillus algicola, a genomic segment contains:
- the tatC gene encoding twin-arginine translocase subunit TatC produces MIKHLLQRSLNRRADPNAQNAIQHLEELRRRLITVFTAFLVSMAAALIGVKPMYAWLVRDLDQKLILLGPSDVIWVYMVIAAVAALVVTLPIAAYQIWRFVQPALPDHGRRAAQVFIPLISVQFVLGISFGYFVLFPMVYEFMKGMAAGSFETMYTAQKYFTFLVHMTVPFGVLFEMPVVIVFLTKLGILNPERLSKSRKMAYFLLCIIAVTITPPDIMSDLIVIVPLFLLYEISIGLSKAVYARSAQLDPGKG; encoded by the coding sequence ATGATCAAGCATCTGCTGCAACGGTCTCTAAACCGCAGAGCTGATCCCAATGCGCAAAATGCGATCCAGCATCTGGAGGAGCTGCGCCGGCGTTTAATCACCGTGTTCACTGCGTTCCTGGTATCCATGGCCGCTGCCTTGATCGGTGTCAAGCCGATGTATGCCTGGCTGGTCCGGGATCTGGATCAGAAGCTGATCCTGCTCGGTCCCTCGGATGTGATCTGGGTGTATATGGTCATTGCGGCAGTGGCGGCACTGGTGGTGACGCTTCCCATCGCAGCCTACCAGATCTGGAGGTTTGTGCAGCCAGCCCTTCCAGATCACGGCCGGCGTGCTGCTCAAGTCTTCATTCCGCTGATCAGTGTGCAGTTTGTGCTGGGAATCAGCTTCGGGTATTTCGTGCTTTTTCCCATGGTCTATGAGTTTATGAAGGGGATGGCTGCGGGAAGCTTTGAAACGATGTATACCGCGCAGAAGTATTTCACCTTTCTGGTGCATATGACCGTGCCCTTCGGTGTACTGTTCGAGATGCCGGTCGTCATCGTCTTTCTGACGAAGCTGGGAATTCTGAACCCTGAGAGGCTGTCCAAATCACGGAAAATGGCTTATTTTCTACTCTGTATTATCGCTGTAACCATCACACCGCCAGATATCATGTCCGATCTCATTGTGATCGTGCCGCTGTTTCTGCTGTACGAGATCAGCATTGGACTATCGAAAGCGGTATACGCGAGAAGCGCCCAGCTTGACCCCGGCAAAGGCTAG
- a CDS encoding molybdopterin molybdotransferase MoeA, with the protein MNSRGRHEALSTDRFTRKALQVPAAQELVLSHVAAGHTELISTVTSDRRTLAETVQAPHDYPAFRRSGMDGYAVRAQDTVPDDGELPWLEVIDDVPCGAVPKEAITAGTAARIMTGAQVPEGADAVVMLEVTEQHVENGRKLVTVKKPAASGQHITPIGFEIPSGEVLLKPGRLIGPGELSVLATFGVHQVNVYRKPVVGIFSTGSELLDITDPLEPGKIRNSNTHMLAAQIVEAGAEPVVMDAIPDDIELAKAKVEEALKAYDLVVTTGGVSVGDYDIMGDLVRSGSMDMLFNKVAMRPGSVTTAAVQDGRLLFALSGNPGACYVGFLLFVRPAIRKMLGMPKDKLRLPSWSAKLGRAYTKVNNFTRFVRGTLEVSDGQVVAYPAQLDESSVMVTIKDSSCLIIIPPELKGASEGTEVNVLLLPGALH; encoded by the coding sequence ATGAACAGCAGAGGGAGGCACGAAGCATTGAGTACAGATCGGTTTACACGTAAAGCGCTGCAGGTTCCAGCAGCACAGGAATTGGTATTATCTCATGTAGCAGCAGGGCACACAGAATTGATTTCGACGGTAACCAGTGACAGGAGAACCCTAGCGGAAACGGTACAGGCACCTCATGACTACCCCGCTTTTCGAAGATCCGGCATGGACGGGTATGCGGTTCGGGCACAAGACACAGTACCGGATGACGGAGAATTACCGTGGCTGGAGGTCATTGACGATGTGCCCTGCGGAGCGGTGCCGAAGGAGGCAATAACCGCAGGGACAGCGGCCAGAATTATGACCGGAGCCCAGGTTCCGGAAGGGGCTGACGCTGTAGTTATGCTGGAGGTGACAGAGCAACACGTGGAGAACGGCAGGAAGCTGGTCACTGTGAAAAAGCCAGCCGCAAGCGGACAGCATATTACGCCCATCGGCTTTGAGATTCCTTCCGGTGAGGTTCTCCTCAAACCAGGCCGGCTGATTGGTCCTGGAGAGCTGTCAGTGCTCGCCACCTTCGGAGTCCATCAGGTGAATGTGTACCGCAAGCCGGTCGTGGGTATTTTCTCCACAGGGAGTGAGCTTCTGGATATTACAGACCCTTTGGAGCCGGGGAAAATCCGCAATAGCAACACCCACATGCTCGCGGCTCAAATTGTAGAGGCGGGCGCCGAGCCGGTGGTCATGGACGCGATTCCTGACGACATCGAGCTGGCAAAGGCAAAGGTCGAGGAAGCCTTGAAGGCTTACGACCTGGTCGTGACGACAGGAGGCGTTTCTGTCGGAGATTATGATATTATGGGGGATCTGGTGCGAAGCGGTTCGATGGATATGCTGTTTAACAAGGTGGCCATGCGGCCCGGCAGTGTTACTACAGCTGCTGTACAGGACGGACGCCTGCTATTTGCTCTTTCCGGCAATCCGGGTGCCTGTTATGTCGGCTTCCTGCTCTTTGTGCGGCCGGCCATTCGCAAAATGCTCGGCATGCCTAAAGACAAGCTGCGGCTCCCAAGCTGGAGCGCAAAACTGGGCCGAGCCTATACAAAAGTGAACAACTTTACTCGCTTTGTCAGAGGTACCCTGGAGGTATCGGACGGACAAGTCGTGGCCTATCCCGCACAGCTGGATGAATCCAGCGTCATGGTGACGATCAAGGACAGCTCATGCTTGATCATTATTCCTCCAGAGCTGAAGGGGGCCTCTGAGGGAACAGAGGTGAACGTCCTGCTGCTGCCGGGAGCTCTGCATTGA
- the mobB gene encoding molybdopterin-guanine dinucleotide biosynthesis protein B, whose translation MSGQVILQITGYKNSGKTTLISSLIPWLKQRGHRVAVIKHDGHDFQMDHTGTDTSCFIESGAEAALISSPFRMAVLRQRPMELEELIGEVDDCIDWIVVEGFKQECYPKLVLLSGFQDVSLVGGLSHILAVVVHPDMAKEPQRLQALQQEAEATVPWFSREDRNHIFEHLYSQLSIR comes from the coding sequence TTGAGCGGTCAGGTCATCCTTCAAATTACAGGGTATAAGAATAGCGGCAAAACCACCTTGATCTCTTCTCTAATTCCCTGGTTGAAGCAGAGAGGCCACAGAGTGGCGGTCATCAAGCATGATGGTCATGATTTTCAGATGGACCACACGGGCACAGACACCTCATGTTTCATAGAGTCTGGCGCCGAGGCAGCACTGATCTCCTCACCATTTCGTATGGCAGTCCTCAGACAGCGTCCAATGGAGCTGGAGGAGCTCATAGGCGAGGTCGATGATTGCATCGACTGGATTGTAGTCGAGGGCTTCAAGCAAGAGTGCTATCCCAAGCTGGTGCTGCTCTCCGGCTTTCAGGATGTAAGCCTGGTGGGGGGATTGAGCCACATTCTCGCAGTTGTCGTGCATCCGGACATGGCAAAGGAACCGCAGCGCCTGCAAGCCTTGCAGCAGGAAGCAGAAGCTACGGTACCTTGGTTTAGCCGGGAGGACCGGAATCATATTTTTGAGCATCTCTATTCGCAGCTCTCAATCCGATGA
- the xerS gene encoding tyrosine recombinase XerS, producing the protein MNIQKVIDRTKLDEKVPSMPWFVQQFIDYKLPDLSPSTLLEYVRDYETFFNWLRAEGLSLSEDNRHIKLEELETLRMEDVTGFRLYLTTRREGTNSRITVSRKLSSLRSLFHYLSQIAEDENFYPLLKRNIMAKIENKRIHKPKDTAAKLKGKILEEDELIEFISYIHEGYALDVADNKQALFAHGLNSERDACIVSLILNSGLRVSEVVNLNVDDLDLGNKMLHVYRKGNNDETFKSPVYFRNQAKDDLEHYIALRPHRYHVPKKEKALFVAIRNGQKEGSRMTKRAIQAMIIKYAKRFGKPFLTVHKLRHSFATDYYLQNDIYKTKEQLGHASTETTEVYAHLTDKTMSQAIERRNDSSD; encoded by the coding sequence ATGAATATTCAAAAAGTCATCGACCGTACCAAGCTGGATGAAAAGGTTCCTTCCATGCCTTGGTTTGTGCAGCAGTTTATTGACTATAAGCTGCCTGATCTGTCTCCCTCCACGCTGCTTGAATATGTAAGAGATTATGAAACCTTTTTCAACTGGCTGCGGGCTGAAGGCCTCTCACTCAGTGAAGATAACCGCCATATCAAGCTGGAGGAGCTGGAAACGCTTCGAATGGAGGACGTTACGGGCTTTCGACTCTATTTGACGACCCGACGTGAAGGAACCAATTCAAGGATTACCGTATCCAGGAAGCTTTCGTCCCTGCGCTCCCTTTTTCACTATTTAAGTCAAATTGCGGAAGATGAAAACTTCTACCCCTTGCTCAAGCGCAACATTATGGCCAAAATCGAAAACAAAAGAATACATAAGCCCAAGGACACCGCCGCTAAATTGAAAGGCAAAATTCTGGAGGAAGATGAGCTGATTGAATTCATCTCCTATATCCATGAAGGATATGCACTGGATGTTGCTGATAACAAACAAGCTCTGTTCGCCCACGGATTAAATTCAGAACGGGATGCCTGTATCGTCAGCCTGATTTTGAACTCGGGTCTGCGAGTGTCGGAGGTCGTCAATTTGAATGTTGATGATCTGGATCTTGGCAACAAAATGCTGCACGTCTACAGAAAAGGCAATAATGACGAAACCTTCAAATCTCCGGTCTATTTCCGCAACCAGGCCAAGGATGATTTGGAGCATTATATCGCTCTCAGACCTCATCGTTATCACGTGCCCAAGAAAGAAAAAGCACTGTTTGTCGCCATTCGTAACGGTCAGAAAGAAGGATCTCGAATGACCAAACGGGCGATTCAAGCGATGATCATTAAATACGCCAAGCGGTTTGGCAAGCCTTTCCTGACTGTGCACAAGCTGAGACACTCCTTTGCTACCGATTATTATCTCCAGAACGATATTTACAAAACCAAGGAGCAGCTTGGACACGCTTCAACGGAAACGACCGAGGTATACGCCCATCTGACCGACAAGACGATGTCCCAGGCTATTGAACGGCGCAATGACTCATCGGATTGA